In Anguilla rostrata isolate EN2019 chromosome 1, ASM1855537v3, whole genome shotgun sequence, a genomic segment contains:
- the pabpc4 gene encoding polyadenylate-binding protein 4, with translation MNTATAGSYPMASLYVGDLHPDITEAMLYEKFSPAGPVLSIRVCRDMITRRSLGYAYVNFQQPADAERALDTMNFDVVKGKPIRIMWSQRDPSLRKSGVGNVFIKNLDKSIDNKALYDTFSAFGNILSCKVVCDENGSKGYAFVHFETQDAADRAIEKMNGMLLNDRKVFVGRFKSRKEREAELGAKAKEFTNVYIKNFGEDMDDDRLKELFDKYGKTLSVKVMTDPTGKSRGFGFVSYEKHEDANKAVEKMNGTELTQVCVCAGGIKRKFEQLKQERISRYQGVNLYIKNLDDTIDDEKLRKEFSPFGSITSAKVMLEEGRSKGFGFVCFSSPEEATKAVTEMNGRIVGSKPLYVALAQRKEERKAHLTNQYMQRIAGMRAVPANAIINQFQPPGGYFMPAVPQAQNRTTYYAPNQLAQMRPNPRWQQQGGRAQGGFQGMPNSLRQPGPRANLRHLAPNANTQGPRGLTSGAQRVGGGQSLGPRPSMGVPTPRAMPPYKYATTVRNTQPQVVQPIALQQAQPAVHVQGQEPLTASMLAAAPPQEQKQMLGERLFPLIQAMHPSLAGKITGMLLEIDNSELLHMLESHESLRSKVEEAVAVLQAHQAKKDATQKVGVIATATAAATS, from the exons ATGAACACAGCGACAGCGGGCAGTTATCCGATGGCTTCCCTCTACGTTGGCGACCTGCACCCCGATATAACCGAGGCAATGCTGTACGAGAAATTCAGCCCGGCCGGTCCCGTTCTGTCCATTCGGGTCTGTCGCGACATGATCACCCGACGATCCTTGGGTTACGCCTATGTTAACTTTCAGCAACCCGCCGACG CTGAACGAGCTCTGGACACCATGAATTTCGACGTGGTGAAGGGCAAGCCCATCCGGATCATGTGGTCCCAGAGGGACCCCTCGCTCAGGAAATCCGGGGTGGGGAACGTCTTCATCAAAAACCTGGACAAGTCCATCGACAACAAGGCCCTCTACGACACCTTCTCTGCCTTCGGGAACATCCTGTCCTGCAAG GTGGTGTGTGACGAAAACGGGTCGAAGGGGTACGCCTTTGTGCACTTCGAGACACAGGATGCAGCGGACCGCGCCATCGAGAAGATGAACGGCATGCTGCTGAACGACCGCAAGGT GTTTGTGGGGCGTTTCAAATCTCGGAAGGAGCGGGAGGCTGAACTGGGAGCCAAAGCAAAGGAGTTCACCAACGTCTACATCAAGAACTTCGGCGAGGACATGGACGATGACAGGCTCAAGGAACTCTTTGACAAGTACG gtaaAACTCTCAGCGTGAAAGTGATGACGGACCCCACGGGGAAGTCGCGCGGCTTCGGTTTCGTCAGCTATGAGAAGCACGAAGACGCCAACAAG gcgGTGGAGAAGATGAACGGTACAGAGctgacccaggtgtgtgtgtgt GCGGGAGGCATCAAGAGGAAGTTTGAGCAGCTCAAGCAGGAGCGAATCAGCAGATACCAG GGTGTGAATCTCTACATAAAGAACTTGGATGACACCATCGATGATGAAAAACTGCGCAAGGAATTCTCTCCTTTTGGCTCCATAACCAGTGCCAAA GTGATGCTGGAGGAGGGCCGTTCGAAGGGCTTTGGCTTTGTGTGCTTCTCGTCGCCGGAGGAGGCCACCAAGGCGGTGACGGAGATGAACGGGCGCATCGTGGGCTCCAAGCCGCTGTACGTGGCGCTGGCGCAGCGCAAGGAGGAGCGCAAGGCCCACCTGACCAACCAGTACATGCAGCGCATCGCTGGCATGCGCGCAGTGCCCGCCAACGCCATCATCAACCAGTTCCAGCCGCCCGGCGGCTACTTCATGCCCGCCGTGCCACAG GCCCAGAACAGAACGACGTACTACGCACCGAACCAGCTGGCCCAGATGCGGCCAAACCCTCGCTGGCAGCAGCAAGGGGGTCGGGCACAAG GTGGGTTCCAGGGGATGCCCAACTCCCTGCGCCAGCCTGGTCCTCGTGCCAACCTGAGACACCTCGCCCCCAATGCCAACACACAAGGGCCCCGGGGCTTGACCTCGGGGGCGCAGAGAGTGG GTGGCGGTCAGTCTCTGGGGCCACGCCCCTCCATGGGGGTCCCCACCCCCCGAGCTATGCCCCCCTACAAATACGCCACCACCGTGCGCAACACCCAGCCTCAGGTGGTGCAGCCAATCGCACTGCAGCAG gcccAGCCTGCTGTCCATGTGCAGGGGCAGGAGCCCCTGACTGCCTCCATGCTGGCGGCAGCCCCGCCCCAGGAGCAGAAACAGATGCTCG gggagCGTCTGTTCCCCCTGATTCAGGCCATGCACCCCAGCCTTGCAGGGAAGATCACCGGCATGCTGCTGGAGATCGACAACTCAGAGCTGCTGCACATGCTGGAGTCCCATGAGTCTCTGCGCTCCAAG GTTGAGGAGGCCGTTGCCGTGCTACAGGCCCACCAGGCCAAGAAAGACGCCACTCAGAAAGTAGGGGTCATCGCCACAGCGACGGCCGCCGCCACGTCTTGA